The following proteins are encoded in a genomic region of Glycine soja cultivar W05 chromosome 17, ASM419377v2, whole genome shotgun sequence:
- the LOC114393167 gene encoding piriformospora indica-insensitive protein 2-like, translating into MAIRFLSCKCPYVLCFVFLVLSFLCKGQDSSFSSMKNKEKEVIYSVIQGLVGKWWNGSYLYPDPCGRTPIQGVSCEQYDDGFWYVTTVNFGPVFDNSLNCNHEAQFPQQLFNLKHLKVLSLSTCFLSPTKNPVKLPLSNWEKFSHSLESLTLRSNPGLVGTIPSAIGSLKKLQSLVLLENGLTGELPLSIGNLVKLRQLVLQGNNLEGQVPANYGWLSELLIFDASRNNLSGVLPSTLGLLDSLLKLDLSNNMLEGELPRELGRLKNLTLLDISHSKLRGGLVRTIKELVSLKHLVLSNNPIGGDLLGVKWENFQNIEALDLSNIGLEGSVPESMAKMKRLRFLDLSNNNLCGTLSRSLEKLPCLTALHVNGNNLTGRLEFSDRFYMKLGMRFAAWNNANLCCNIAKPQNEMPYGVKPCAQNITISEGVSNVKMSEGNYEDSFASLGGSGFYYGLWWVFTVNGVLNVLLWNMLF; encoded by the exons ATGGCTATAAGGTTTTTATCATGCAAGTGCCCCTATGTTCTATGTTTTGTGTTCCTCGttttgtcttttctttgtaAGGGCCAAGACTCTTCATTTTCATCAATGAAGAACAAAGAGAAGGAAGTTATCTACTCCGTTATTCAAGGGTTAGTTGGAAAGTGGTGGAACGGTTCATATCTTTATCCAGATCCTTGTGGACGGACTCCTATACAG GGAGTTTCCTGTGAGCAATATGATGATGGCTTCTGGTATGTGACAACTGTAAACTTTGGACCAGTTTTTGACAACTCTCTCAATTGCAACCATGAAGCTCAATTCCCTCAACAACTATTCAACCTCAAGCACCTAAAAGTCCTCTCACTGTCCACTTGCTTCCTTTCTCCTACCAAAAATCCTGTTAAACTCCCTCTTTCAAACTGGGAAAAGTTCTCACACAGTTTGGAATCTTTAACACTTAGATCAAACCCTGGTCTTGTTGGCACCATTCCATCAGCAATTGGCAGCCTCAAGAAGCTTCAATCTCTTGTACTTCTAGAAAATGGACTAACAGGTGAACTACCACTAAGTATTGGAAATTTGGTCAAGTTGAGGCAACTAGTCCTTCAAGGAAACAATTTGGAAGGTCAGGTTCCAGCCAACTATGGATGGCTTTCTGagcttttaatatttgatgcaaGCAGGAACAATCTATCAGGGGTTTTGCCATCAACACTTGGACTCTTGGATTCACTTCTAAAGCTTGATTTGAGTAACAACATGCTTGAGGGAGAGTTGCCAAGGGAGCTAGGAAGGCTAAAGAATCTTACTTTACTTGATATAAGTCATAGCAAACTTAGAGGTGGGTTGGTTAGGACAATCAAAGAGCTTGTTTCCTTAAAGCATTTGGTTTTGTCCAACAACCCTATAGGGGGTGATCTCTTGGGGGTTAAGTGGGAAAATTTCCAAAACATAGAAGCATTGGACCTTTCCAACATAGGTTTAGAAGGGAGTGTCCCAGAATCCATGGCAAAAATGAAAAGGCTTAGGTTTCTGgacctcagcaacaacaaccttTGTGGAACTCTCTCTAGAAGTTTGGAAAAACTGCCATGTCTTACAGCTCTTCATGTAAATGGAAACAACTTGACAGGGAGACTTGAGTTCTCAGACAGGTTTTACATGAAATTGGGAATGCGTTTTGCAGCTTGGAATAATGCAAATCTCTGTTGCAATATTGCCAAACCCCAGAACGAAATGCCTTATGGAGTAAAACCTTGTGCGCAGAACATTACTATATCTGAAGGGGTTTCAAATGTTAAGATGAGTGAGGGGAATTACGAGGATTCCTTTGCCTCTTTGGGAGGTTCAGGCTTTTATTATGGACTTTGGTGGGTTTTCACTGTAAATGGGGTTCTCAATGTTCTCCTGTGGAATATGTTATTTTAG
- the LOC114391435 gene encoding DEAD-box ATP-dependent RNA helicase 27-like, with product MAETEDKTLQASPMNETKKMKKNKNKKKSDKKRPREIATEERPEEEENENNTDSDGESSKKKKKKKVEGESEVKEKKVKNNGGSGIMSTESFESLGLSEPTYKAIMDMGFHHMTQIQARAIPPLLIGKDVLGAARTGSGKTLAFLIPAVELLYNVKFTPRNGAGVIVICPTRELAIQTHAVAKELLKYHSQTLGLVIGGSARKIEAERIAKGINLLVGTPGRLLDHLQNTKGFIYKNLKCLMIDEADRILEANFEEEMKQIIKILPKNRQTALFSATQTKKVEDLARLSFQTTPIYIDVDDGRTKVTNEGLLQGYVVVPCAKRFIVLYSFLKRHQSKKVMVFFSSCNSVKFHADILNLIQLNCSSIHGKQKQQSRTTTFFDFCKAEKGILLCTDVAARGLDIPAVDWIVQYDPPDEPKEYIHRVGRTARGEGGKGNALLFLIPEELQFLRYLKAAKVPVKEYAYDEKKVANVQSHLENLVVNNFYLNKMAKEAYRSYILAYNSHSMKDIFNIHHLDLQAVASSFCFSNPPNVSLNINSSKQRNKMRKVDGSRHGFSGDNPYGKRNADDKRQFVRY from the exons ATGGCAGAAACAGAAGACAAAACCCTTCAAGCCTCGCCCATGAACGAAaccaagaagatgaagaagaataagaataagaagaagagcgACAAAAAAAGACCTCGGGAGATTGCTACCGAGGAGCGTCCAGAGGAAGAGGAGAATGAGAATAATACAGATAGCGATGGAGAATcctcgaagaagaagaagaagaagaaggtggaAGGAGAAAGTGAAGTGAAAGAGAAAAAGGTGAAGAACAATGGTGGCTCTGGAATTATGAGCACTGAGTCATTTGAATCTCTCGGATTGTCTGAACCTACTTATAAAGCCATTATGGATATGGGATTCCACCACATGACTCAG ATTCAAGCGAGGGCAATTCCACCGCTTTTGATTGGAAAAGATGTTCTTGGTGCTGCAAGGACTGGTTCTGGAAAAACTCTTGCCTTCTTAATTCCTGCTGTGGAGCTGTTGTACAATGTTAAATTTACGCCTCGTAATGGAGCTGGTGTTATTGTTATATGCCCTACTAGAGAGCTTGCAATACAG ACACATGCTGTGGCCAAGGAGCTGCTCAAGTATCATTCACAAACTCTTGGATTGGTTATTGGAGGTTCAGCTAGAAAAATTGAAGCTGAACGCATTGCTAAAGGGATAAATTTATTGGTAGGAACTCCTGGTCGTCTTCTAGATCATCTTCAAAACACAAAAGGattcatatataaaaacttGAAG TGCCTCATGATTGATGAAGCTGACAGGATTTTGGAAGCAAACTTTGAGGAGGAAATGAAGCAGATTATCAAGATCCTTCCAAag AATAGGCAAACAGCTTTATTTTCGGCTACACAAACAAAGAAG GTTGAGGATCTTGCCCGTCTGTCATTTCAGACGACTCCTATCTATATTGATGTAGATGATGGGAGAACCAAG GTCACAAATGAGGGATTGCTTCAGGGTTATGTTGTGGTTCCCTGTGCCAAGCGATTTATTGTTCTCTATTCCTTTTTGAAGAGACACCAGTCAAAAAAAGTGAtggtttttttctcttcatgcaACTCTGTCAAATTCCACGCAGACATTCTTAATCTTATTCAATTGAATTGCTCGAGTATTCATGGAAAACAAAAGCAGCAGTCCCGAACAACTACCTTCTTTGACTTCTGCAAAGCAGAAAAGGGGATCTTGCTCTGTACTGATGTTGCTGCTCGTGGACTTGACATACCTGCTGTG GACTGGATTGTGCAGTATGATCCACCTGATGAACCAAAG GAATATATTCACAGGGTTGGTAGAACAGCTCGTGGTGAAGGTGGGAAAGGAAATGCTTTGCTTTTCCTGATTCCTGAAGAATTGCAATTTCTTCGCTATCTGAAG GCAGCTAAGGTCCCTGTTAAAGAGTATGCATATGATGAAAAGAAGGTGGCAAACGTACAATCTCACCTG GAGAATTTGGTGGTCAACAATTTCTATTTGAACAAGATGGCAAAAGAAGCTTATAGATCATACATATTAGCATACAATTCTCATTCTATGAAGGATATATTCAACATTCACCATCTTGATTTGCAG GCTGTTGCTTCTTCGTTCTGTTTTTCAAACCCACCAAATGTGAGTCTAAACATAAACAGCAGTAAGCAAAGGAATAAAATGCGTAAAGTTGATGGAAGTAGACATGGATTCAGTGGCGACAATCCTTATGGAAAGAGAAATGCTGATGATAAGCGGCAGTTTGTGAGGTACTAG